The Coffea arabica cultivar ET-39 chromosome 4e, Coffea Arabica ET-39 HiFi, whole genome shotgun sequence genome includes a window with the following:
- the LOC113740108 gene encoding uncharacterized protein isoform X1 has product MAKENNSAMDVDNQNSESVDQINSPRFSINVLQLLKSAQMQHGLRFGDYARYRRYCTARLRRLYKSLKFTHGRGKYSKRAITASMVTEVRYLHVVLYTAERAWSHAMEKKTLPDGPNARQRGYLIGRLRKAVKWATLFQDLCSIKGDSRTSLEAEAYAAYMRGNLLFEQDQNWEVALKSFKGARAVYEELGKYGDLENQVLCRERVEELEPSIRYCLHKIGESNLQTSELLRIGEMEGPALDLFRAKLEAVMSEARSQQAASMTEFHWLGHRFPISNAKTRVSILKAQELEKDIHGPKADSLPADKRLATFDKIFAAYNEARSCIRNDLASAGNSESMKDDLSGLDKAIGAVLGQRTIERNQLLVSIAISKLNKVRDDKNEKVTKPEELVRLYDLLLQNAADLSDLVSSGRDRKPEELAFAEECELKSLVFRAERCFYLAKSYSLAGKRTEAYALYCKVRFLADTALKELQNSKTADQAVIKELQTLQKESRSNSCIEHAIAIMEEEQAPEKLSQKISTISLTGKDKKLEKFLMDNLDVYESAVDASVKSMSRIERFPPSFQAAARSPIVLDLAYNLIECPSLENRTKKDKKSFLGRLWR; this is encoded by the exons atggcGAAAGAGAACAACtccgctatggatgtggacaaccagaattcggaatccgttgatcagattaatagccctaggttctctatcaatg ttttgcagctcttgaaatcggctcagatgcagcatggattgcggtttggcgattacgctcgttaccg gaggtactgtactgctcggctcaggagattgtacaagtcattgaaattcacgcatggccgtggtaaatatagtaagagggcgattacagcttctatggtcactgaagtgag gtatcttcatgtggttctttatacagcagaaagagcttggagccatgctatggaaaagaaaacgctgccagatggtccaaatgcacgtcagcgtggctatctgattggtaggctgcgaaaagcagtcaaatgggctactttgtttcaagacttgtgttccattaagggagattctaggacatctttggaagcagag GCCTATGCAGCTTATATGAGGGGAAATTTGTTATTTGAACAAGATCAGAATTGGGAAGTTGCACTGAAGAGTTTCAAAGGTGCCAG GGCTGTTTATGAGGAACTTGGGAAATATGGAGACCTTGAGAACCAAGTTTTGTGCCGTGAGCGGGTTGAGGAATTAGAACCTAGCATAAGATACTGCTTACACAAAATTGGCGAGTCAAATTTACAAACTTCTGAATTGTTACGCATAGGTGAAATGGAAGGACCTgctttggacctgtttagagcAAAGTTGGAG GCTGTTATGTCTGAGGCTAGGTCCCAGCAGGCTGCATCAATGACAGAATTCCATTGGCTTGGGCACCGATTTCCAATATCAAATGCAAAAACAAGGGTGTCCATACTGAAAG CTCAGGAACTGGAGAAGGACATTCATGGCCCAAAAGCAGACTCTCTTCCAGCAGATAAAAGACTTGCCACATTTGACAAAATATTTGCTGCATATAATGAAGCCAGAAGCTGCATTCGCAATGATTTG GCTAGTGCAGGAAATTCTGAAAGCATGAAAGATGATCTTAGTGGCCTTGATAAAGCAATTGGTGCTGTTTTAGGACAGCGAACCATCGAAAGGAACCAGTTATTGGTTAGCATTGCTATAAGCAAACTCAATAAGGTCCGTGATGATAAGAATGAAAAAGTTACCAAGCCTGAAGAGCTTGTCCGACTATATGACCTTTTGTTACAG AATGCTGCTGATCTTTCTGATTTAGTTAGCTCTGGAAGAGATAGAAAGCCAGAAGAGTTGGCTTTTGCTGAAGAGTGTGAGCTCAAAAGTTTGGTTTTCAGAGCTGAAAG GTGTTTCTATTTAGCCAAATCCTACAGTTTGGCTGGAAAGAGAACAGAAGCCTATGCTTTGTACTGCAAAGTTCGCTTTCTAGCTGATACAGCCCTTAAAGAGCTTCAAAATTCGAAGACAGCTGATCAG GCTGTGATAAAGGAGTTGCAGACACTGCAAAAAGAAAGTAGATCAAACAGCTGTATAGAGCATGCAATAGCCATCATGGAGGAAGAGCAGGCTCCAGAAAAGCTATCACAAAAGATTTCAACTATATCATTGACTGGAAAAGATAAGAAG TTGGAGAAATTTCTTATGGACAACCTGGATGTGTATGAATCAGCAGTGGATGCCAGTGTCAAGTCAATGTCACGTATTGAGCGCTTCCCACCTTCATTCCAGGCAGCTGCTCGGAGTCCAATAGTTCTTGACCTGGCATATAATCTAATAGAATGCCCATCACTGGAGAACAGGACAAAGAAGGACAAGAAAAGCTTTTTAGGTAGACTTTGGAGATGA
- the LOC113740108 gene encoding uncharacterized protein isoform X2, translating into MEKKTLPDGPNARQRGYLIGRLRKAVKWATLFQDLCSIKGDSRTSLEAEAYAAYMRGNLLFEQDQNWEVALKSFKGARAVYEELGKYGDLENQVLCRERVEELEPSIRYCLHKIGESNLQTSELLRIGEMEGPALDLFRAKLEAVMSEARSQQAASMTEFHWLGHRFPISNAKTRVSILKAQELEKDIHGPKADSLPADKRLATFDKIFAAYNEARSCIRNDLASAGNSESMKDDLSGLDKAIGAVLGQRTIERNQLLVSIAISKLNKVRDDKNEKVTKPEELVRLYDLLLQNAADLSDLVSSGRDRKPEELAFAEECELKSLVFRAERCFYLAKSYSLAGKRTEAYALYCKVRFLADTALKELQNSKTADQAVIKELQTLQKESRSNSCIEHAIAIMEEEQAPEKLSQKISTISLTGKDKKLEKFLMDNLDVYESAVDASVKSMSRIERFPPSFQAAARSPIVLDLAYNLIECPSLENRTKKDKKSFLGRLWR; encoded by the exons atggaaaagaaaacgctgccagatggtccaaatgcacgtcagcgtggctatctgattggtaggctgcgaaaagcagtcaaatgggctactttgtttcaagacttgtgttccattaagggagattctaggacatctttggaagcagag GCCTATGCAGCTTATATGAGGGGAAATTTGTTATTTGAACAAGATCAGAATTGGGAAGTTGCACTGAAGAGTTTCAAAGGTGCCAG GGCTGTTTATGAGGAACTTGGGAAATATGGAGACCTTGAGAACCAAGTTTTGTGCCGTGAGCGGGTTGAGGAATTAGAACCTAGCATAAGATACTGCTTACACAAAATTGGCGAGTCAAATTTACAAACTTCTGAATTGTTACGCATAGGTGAAATGGAAGGACCTgctttggacctgtttagagcAAAGTTGGAG GCTGTTATGTCTGAGGCTAGGTCCCAGCAGGCTGCATCAATGACAGAATTCCATTGGCTTGGGCACCGATTTCCAATATCAAATGCAAAAACAAGGGTGTCCATACTGAAAG CTCAGGAACTGGAGAAGGACATTCATGGCCCAAAAGCAGACTCTCTTCCAGCAGATAAAAGACTTGCCACATTTGACAAAATATTTGCTGCATATAATGAAGCCAGAAGCTGCATTCGCAATGATTTG GCTAGTGCAGGAAATTCTGAAAGCATGAAAGATGATCTTAGTGGCCTTGATAAAGCAATTGGTGCTGTTTTAGGACAGCGAACCATCGAAAGGAACCAGTTATTGGTTAGCATTGCTATAAGCAAACTCAATAAGGTCCGTGATGATAAGAATGAAAAAGTTACCAAGCCTGAAGAGCTTGTCCGACTATATGACCTTTTGTTACAG AATGCTGCTGATCTTTCTGATTTAGTTAGCTCTGGAAGAGATAGAAAGCCAGAAGAGTTGGCTTTTGCTGAAGAGTGTGAGCTCAAAAGTTTGGTTTTCAGAGCTGAAAG GTGTTTCTATTTAGCCAAATCCTACAGTTTGGCTGGAAAGAGAACAGAAGCCTATGCTTTGTACTGCAAAGTTCGCTTTCTAGCTGATACAGCCCTTAAAGAGCTTCAAAATTCGAAGACAGCTGATCAG GCTGTGATAAAGGAGTTGCAGACACTGCAAAAAGAAAGTAGATCAAACAGCTGTATAGAGCATGCAATAGCCATCATGGAGGAAGAGCAGGCTCCAGAAAAGCTATCACAAAAGATTTCAACTATATCATTGACTGGAAAAGATAAGAAG TTGGAGAAATTTCTTATGGACAACCTGGATGTGTATGAATCAGCAGTGGATGCCAGTGTCAAGTCAATGTCACGTATTGAGCGCTTCCCACCTTCATTCCAGGCAGCTGCTCGGAGTCCAATAGTTCTTGACCTGGCATATAATCTAATAGAATGCCCATCACTGGAGAACAGGACAAAGAAGGACAAGAAAAGCTTTTTAGGTAGACTTTGGAGATGA
- the LOC113739684 gene encoding uncharacterized protein — translation MVSRIEEYNRELEALRVKEKVENMIHNEDYAGARDTLQRARNLFPLDEIVPKQTVCEILSAANINFPGCEIDYYWVLQLVPSAKIFDIKHQYQKLRNMLQPLKHKFPGTDVALKLIEDAFFVLSDNQKRSEFNLQRSTAWENYESPPLEATISSELSEMKGGMSALASGYCQNVSLENLGTRSQDCLTTGMHLMRNGGAWSNSTSNTSEGDVAEVRLDVNSLSEQNHAVSRDHPSSSRNMAHEVLYQDIYNFDDDSEVDNMEIGQIWATHYQSNEHQNCRYAQIIARSMSTVTVMWLKPIPVTDAERRWCEAGLPVGCGSFRLDLESGEHVIAPLQFSYKCALNTEVAAQQFDMYPQKGEVWAVYEDWNLEEWSYNPEVTHSCNYRLVEILSDFSTYTGFDCTYLVKVPGFRSIFQRETGGGFSITIRVLPRMLYALSHKVPAYRLTGEEIDGVVSGMLEVDQLALPNNMRGKPDEAGMWKMEKPGGKPDDAIMSERKSPNLSSSTGQVWAVYCGRDKMPRQYVVIHNVFSRTQVLVNFLEPEPDLDNNWWQKSLPIACGAFSVGEVIMDMKISQLSHPVKVGKTMPGYVIYPAKGEIWAMYQRWNGEWKLSDLESCEYWIVEVLSDFSEREKIVVARLGEVKGCCTFFQRLQLDGFEMICEISRAEIHSFSHRIPFCKVPGIGDYGISESSLHLEPNCLPPKRRKLA, via the coding sequence ATGGTGAGCAGGATAGAGGAGTATAACAGAGAATTGGAGGCTCTTCGTGTAAAGGAGAAAGTGGAGAACATGATTCATAATGAAGACTATGCTGGTGCAAGGGATACTTTGCAAAGAGCCCGTAATCTTTTTCCACTTGATGAAATTGTTCCTAAGCAGACTGTATGTGAAATCCTATCAGCTGCCAATATCAACTTTCCAGGTTGTGAGATTGACTACTACTGGGTCCTTCAACTTGTGCCATCAGCCAAGATATTTGACATAAAGCATCAGTATCAGAAACTTAGAAACATGCTGCAACCTTTGAAGCATAAGTTCCCAGGTACAGATGTGGCTCTTAAACTCATAGAGGATGCTTTCTTTGTGCTTTCTGACAATCAAAAGCGTTCTGAATTCAATTTGCAACGTAGCACCGCCTGGGAAAATTATGAATCACCTCCTCTAGAAGCAACAATTTCCTCTGAATTGTCTGAAATGAAGGGAGGAATGTCTGCTCTAGCCTCTGGTTATTGTCAAAATGTCTCTTTAGAAAACCTGGGGACAAGGAGTCAGGATTGTTTGACAACGGGCATGCATCTAATGAGAAATGGAGGAGCTTGGTCAAATTCTACCAGTAATACTTCCGAAGGAGATGTGGCAGAAGTTAGGCTTGACGTGAACTCTCTATCAGAACAGAACCATGCTGTTTCAAGGGATCATCCATCCTCTTCCAGAAATATGGCCCATGAAGTGCTTTATCAGGATATTTACAACTTCGATGATGACAGCGAAGTAGATAATATGGAAATAGGCCAAATATGGgcaacacattatcaatcaaatgAACATCAAAATTGCCGATATGCTCAAATTATCGCCAGGTCTATGTCTACAGTTACTGTGATGTGGCTGAAACCAATTCCAGTTACTGATGCAGAGAGAAGATGGTGCGAGGCCGGGCTACCTGTTGGATGTGGATCTTTTCGACTGGACTTGGAGTCGGGAGAACACGTAATTGCACCTTTGCAGTTCTCCTACAAATGCGCTTTGAATACTGAAGTGGCAGCACAACAGTTTGACATGTATCCACAGAAAGGTGAGGTTTGGGCGGTTTATGAGGATTGGAACCTCGAAGAATGGTCCTACAATCCTGAAGTTACACATAGTTGCAACTATAGATTAGTTGAAATTCTCTCAGATTTTTCAACATATACTGGATTTGATTGCACGTATTTGGTGAAGGTTCCAGGTTTCAGGAGCATTTTTCAGAGGGAAACGGGAGGAGGCTTTTCCATCACTATTCGTGTCCTTCCGCGCATGTTATACGCCCTATCCCACAAGGTTCCAGCATATAGGTTAACTGGAGAAGAGATTGATGGAGTAGTCAGTGGGATGTTGGAGGTTGACCAGTTAGCATTGCCAAATAATATGAGAGGAAAACCAGACGAGGCAGGGATGTGGAAGATGGAAAAGCCAGGAGGTAAACCAGATGATGCAATAATGTCGGAGAGAAAAAGCCCAAATCTTTCTAGTTCTACAGGTCAGGTTTGGGCTGTCTACTGTGGAAGAGATAAAATGCCTCGGCAGTATGTGGTTATACACAACGTGTTCTCAAGAACCCAAGTACTTGTTAATTTTTTGGAACCTGAACCAGACTTGGATAATAATTGGTGGCAGAAGAGTTTACCTATCGCATGTGGAGCATTTAGCGTTGGAGAAGTAATCATGGATATGAAAATATCGCAGTTGTCACATCCAGTCAAGGTTGGGAAAACTATGCCTGGCTACGTGATTTATCCTGCAAAAGGCGAGATTTGGGCTATGTACCAAAGGTGGAACGGTGAGTGGAAGCTTTCTGATCTAGAAAGTTGTGAATATTGGATTGTTGAAGTTCTATCAGACTTCTCAGAAAGAGAGAAGATTGTGGTAGCTAGGCTGGGTGAAGTGAAGGGCTGCTGCACTTTTTTTCAGCGGCTGCAGCTGGACGGCTTTGAAATGATTTGTGAAATTTCAAGAGCTGAGATCCATAGTTTTTCCCACAGGATTCCTTTTTGTAAAGTCCCTGGTATTGGAGATTATGGCATTTCAGAGAGTTCTTTACATTTAGAACCCAACTGTTTGCCTCCAAAACGGAGAAAGCTGGCATGA